One Nostoc sp. CENA543 genomic window, AAAATCTATTTTTTCCCCTATATCCCTGCTGACATTAGTTAAATCAATCTGGTGTTTGTGTTTAATATTGCCGAATAATGACGCGCTAGCACAATCAAGTCTAGACATTGATAGTTCTGAAACAGAAACGACTCTAGAACAAGTTACCTCTGTCAGCCAATTACAAGATGTACAACCCCAAGACTGGGCGTTTGCCGCTCTCCAGTCGTTAGTTGAGCGTTATGGTGTAATTGCAGGTTATCCCAATGGAACTTTTCGGGGTAGCCGCGCCATGAGTCGCTATGAATTTGCGGCTGGGATCAATGCGGTATTAGAGCAAGTAAATGAGTTAATTCGCAAAGGCAAATCAGATTTAGTTGCATCTGAAGATTTAGAGAAATTACGAAGACTGCAAACAATATTTGCTCCAGAATTAGCTACATTGCGAGGAAGGGTAGATAACCTCGAAGCTCAAAATGCAATGCTAGAACCCAATCAGTTTTCCACTACGACAAAACTACAGGGTCAGGCTATCTTTGCATTCAACATTGGGGGATTTGCTGGTGATAGAATTATTGCCCCCAGAGGTAGGGTAATTGCTGATAATGACCCCAATGCAACCTTGATTTATCGACTCAGTTTGGACTTAAACACCAGCTTTTATGGCACAGATTTATTAAAAGTTCGCTTAGTTACAGGTAGTGATGGTGCCAACGATAACGCGGGTGGATATCTTGAGCCTAATTTGGGGAGTACCTTAGATTTTTCTATTCCAGGACGGAATGATCAATTAAGTATAGGAAGGCTGTACTACACTTTTAAACCTATTGAAGATTTGCAAGTTACTATCGGCCCTGCAATTGTTGCTCCTGATTTTGTTGATCAAAATCGTTATGCCAACATCAGCTTTTTAGACTTTTCTACTCAGGCTTTAGTTAACAACTATATATTACTTCCCAGACCGGCAGGGGCGGGTGCTTTTATTAATTGGCAACCAAAAGCCAGTCCCTTTAAATTAAGAGCATTATACGTTGCAGGAGATGCCACTGATTCGTTACCAGAGAACCGAAGATTAATCGGTGGTGGTGCGGCTGAAGATATTCGTTTATTCCCCACAGCTGGCGGTGGTGCGGATGGTGGTTTGTTTGGTGATCCCTACCAAGGCTTTGTAGAACTGGAATATACGCCTAGTAAAACTTTGGCGGTACGTTTGCAATATAGTGGCGGTAGGCTATTTGGTAGTAGTTTTAATGGTGTTGGTGTCAATTTTGATCTAGCTTTGAATAATCGTGTGGGTGTTTTTGGTCGTTATGGTTATGCTAGTTATCCTGATACCAGCTTAGGTGATATCAATCCACATTATTGGATGGCTGGGTTAGGATTTCGAGATTTGTTTATGGAAAGAGCGATCGCGGGTATTGCAATTGGGCAACCTTTCATTGAAAATGCTGTGGGGGATAGTACACAGATGAATTTTGAAGCTTTCTATAACTTTCCTGTGACTGATCATATCCGAGTTACACCTTTAATTCAGGTAATAGCTCATCCGAGTAATCAAGATAGTAACGGCACAATTATTACCGGCACTTTGCGGACAGTATTTGCTTTGTAAGCTGGAGGATAGCGATCGCACCTGGGATGGTAAATAATAATGTCTGACAAAGCCTGAGTCGAAATCGCTGCACCGTTGGCTTAACTCCCGACAACACTTTTTTGTTTACCAGTCAACTACACTAAAATAGTTCCAATTTCCATCAATAACTCCAGTACAGCCAAATTATGAGATTTGCAGCAGTCTCACTCCAGTACGACTTTTTACCGCGATTTTACAAAATGGCAAGCATCAACGTGCTTTCTAACATGATGGTTCCTCTCGC contains:
- a CDS encoding iron uptake porin; translated protein: MNAKKSIFSPISLLTLVKSIWCLCLILPNNDALAQSSLDIDSSETETTLEQVTSVSQLQDVQPQDWAFAALQSLVERYGVIAGYPNGTFRGSRAMSRYEFAAGINAVLEQVNELIRKGKSDLVASEDLEKLRRLQTIFAPELATLRGRVDNLEAQNAMLEPNQFSTTTKLQGQAIFAFNIGGFAGDRIIAPRGRVIADNDPNATLIYRLSLDLNTSFYGTDLLKVRLVTGSDGANDNAGGYLEPNLGSTLDFSIPGRNDQLSIGRLYYTFKPIEDLQVTIGPAIVAPDFVDQNRYANISFLDFSTQALVNNYILLPRPAGAGAFINWQPKASPFKLRALYVAGDATDSLPENRRLIGGGAAEDIRLFPTAGGGADGGLFGDPYQGFVELEYTPSKTLAVRLQYSGGRLFGSSFNGVGVNFDLALNNRVGVFGRYGYASYPDTSLGDINPHYWMAGLGFRDLFMERAIAGIAIGQPFIENAVGDSTQMNFEAFYNFPVTDHIRVTPLIQVIAHPSNQDSNGTIITGTLRTVFAL